From the Lolium rigidum isolate FL_2022 chromosome 2, APGP_CSIRO_Lrig_0.1, whole genome shotgun sequence genome, one window contains:
- the LOC124688701 gene encoding protein POLAR LOCALIZATION DURING ASYMMETRIC DIVISION AND REDISTRIBUTION-like, with the protein MAMEKITSQPPSPRLSASASSSPATVGALLNNAAAVATSGAAPRVCRSPRSLLSRFLGRGSGGFGCRMRLPRYCSTRAGAAAKEDAGDEVVVAAPNVVARNPAEARESPRSSHSQQGKNAAEPELTAASLGLGAGLVLLLSKGAAELSRMAELRAQMERLVMDARAAEARGGGSRSVDDGASVVKERIVFADAGDEDASSSHGSRTAAASAGENAASAMDQMEAELEAELTRLQLSSDYEGDECATPKRDHQLESEPKSDVSSESGSPARIDQDGVVNYAAGECKEDDAINIEEEEEEEESTPCHFGVPALVLERRLHELLQLRHEERIAELETELERAQRKLREKEREVSRWRDTAKLASRHKDESRLR; encoded by the exons ATGGCAATGGAGAAGATCACGTCGCAGCCACCGTCTCCCCGCCTCTCggcctcagcctcttcctcgccAGCCACCGTCGGCGCCCTCCTCAACAATGCCGCCGCTGTCGCCACCTCCGGCGCCGCCCCGCGCGTGTGCCGCTCCCCGCGGTCGCTGCTGTCGCGCTTCCTCGGCAGGGGCAGCGGCGGGTTCGGATGCCGCATGCGCCTCCCTCGCTACTGCTCCACGCGCGCCGGTGCGGCCGCCAAGGAGGACGCCGGAGACGAGGTTGTGGTGGCCGCGCCTAATGTGGTGGCGCGTAATCCAGCAGAGGCCCGCGAGTCGCCTCGGAGTTCCCATTCCCAGCAGG GGAAGAACGCGGCAGAGCCGGAGCTGACGGCGGCGAGCCTCGGGCTGGGCGCGGGGCTGGTCCTGCTTCTGTCCAAGGGCGCGGCGGAGCTGAGCAGGATGGCGGAGCTGCGCGCCCAGATGGAGCGGCTCGTGATGGACGCCAGGGCagcggaggcgcgcggcggcggcagccgctCAGTGGACGATGGCGCCAGCGTCGTCAAGGAGCGCATCGTCTTCGCCGATGCCGGCGACGAGGACGCCTCTTCGTCCCACGGTTCGCGTactgccgccgcctccgccggcgaGAATGCTGCCTCCGCGATGGATCAGATGGAAGCGGAGCTCGAGGCGGAACTGACGCGCCTGCAGCTCTCATCTGACTACGAGGGCGATGAGTGCGCGACGCCGAAGCGAGATCACCAGCTCGAG TCCGAGCCAAAGAGCGACGTCTCCTCGGAAAGCGGCTCCCCTGCTCGCATCGACCAAGACGGCGTCGTGAACTACGCAGCAGGAGAATGCAAGGAAGACGACGCCATCAAcatcgaggaagaggaggaggaagaagagagcactCCCTGCCATTTCGGCGTGCCGGCCCTGGTGCTGGAGCGGAGGCTGCACGAGTTGCTGCAGTTGCGGCATGAGGAGCGGATCGCGGAGCTGGAGACCGAGCTGGAGCGCGCGCAGAGGAAGCTGCGGGAGAAGGAACGCGAGGTGTCCCGGTGGCGCGACACCGCCAAGCTCGCCTCCCGCCACAAGGATGAGTCGCGGCTaaggtag